One genomic segment of Sphingorhabdus sp. M41 includes these proteins:
- a CDS encoding CaiB/BaiF CoA transferase family protein — MTNATQPLAGIKVVEFSTMVTASLATMMFAQQGADVIKVEPPGIGDPMRWLGSQKAGISGLFHNCNQAKRSITLDLKSAEGIAHARQLCLSADVVIHNYRPGVMDRLGLGSDALRQEKPDLVYCAITGFGHEGPLSDRPAYDHVMQAMAGFMTLQGHPESFAYVKTLICDKITAYTAAQAITAALFARERSGSGQHIDLSMLESCVAFLWPDGGMHLTLKGGDVTHGAPFADYYQLPLRTTDGAIAYAAMTDAHWDAIFDIVGRADLKTEEKYKGMTNRSIHMAELASIIASEKPNMTCAEMVAGLAKQDVPAAACLSLEELPANQQVLAMSIFEQTEHPLLGPVQHVTPPARFGGSKLAPCGPSPALGEHSEAILAELAAGP; from the coding sequence ATGACAAACGCAACGCAGCCTTTGGCCGGTATCAAGGTCGTCGAATTTTCCACCATGGTCACCGCCTCGCTGGCAACGATGATGTTTGCCCAGCAGGGCGCGGACGTGATCAAGGTGGAGCCGCCCGGCATCGGCGATCCGATGCGCTGGCTCGGCAGTCAGAAGGCCGGTATTTCCGGTCTGTTCCACAATTGCAATCAGGCCAAGCGGTCGATCACGCTCGATCTCAAATCAGCGGAAGGCATTGCCCATGCCCGCCAGCTCTGTCTGTCCGCCGATGTCGTGATCCACAATTACCGGCCGGGCGTGATGGACCGGCTCGGTCTGGGCAGCGATGCGCTGCGCCAGGAAAAGCCGGACCTTGTCTACTGCGCGATCACCGGCTTCGGTCACGAAGGACCGCTTTCGGATCGCCCGGCCTATGATCATGTGATGCAGGCGATGGCCGGGTTCATGACCCTGCAGGGCCATCCCGAAAGCTTTGCCTATGTCAAAACTCTGATCTGCGACAAGATCACCGCCTATACCGCCGCACAGGCGATCACCGCCGCCCTGTTTGCCCGCGAACGATCCGGCAGCGGCCAGCATATCGACCTGTCGATGCTGGAAAGCTGCGTTGCATTCCTCTGGCCCGATGGAGGTATGCACCTCACGCTGAAGGGAGGGGATGTCACCCATGGCGCGCCCTTCGCCGATTATTACCAACTGCCCTTGCGGACAACCGATGGCGCTATTGCCTACGCGGCTATGACCGATGCCCATTGGGATGCGATATTCGACATCGTCGGTCGCGCGGACCTGAAGACCGAAGAGAAATATAAGGGCATGACCAACCGCAGCATCCATATGGCAGAACTGGCCTCGATCATCGCCAGTGAAAAACCGAACATGACCTGCGCCGAGATGGTTGCCGGCCTGGCGAAACAGGACGTACCGGCAGCAGCCTGTCTGTCTTTGGAAGAATTGCCTGCCAATCAGCAGGTGCTAGCTATGAGCATATTTGAACAGACCGAACATCCGCTTCTGGGACCGGTACAGCATGTCACGCCACCGGCCCGCTTTGGCGGCAGCAAGCTGGCACCCTGCGGCCCCAGTCCGGCGCTGGGCGAACATAGCGAGGCCATCCTCGCCGAACTCGCCGCCGGTCCGTAA
- a CDS encoding acyl-CoA synthetase: protein MTWQMADIWENIAEAIPDKPAIVDGEKRYSWSEYENRAARVAQVLTDHGLEPGAKLSIYSYNSAEYMESQFGAFKARICPVNVNYRYLEAELTHVINNSDSEALVFQAQFAPRVAAIRDQLERVKLFLEIDDGSGEHLEGAVSYEEALQSTEPMPVIERSDDDLYMLYTGGTTGMPKGVMYDHKTFASALLAKGFEMRMLEPPTDSSSFGPLVQQLHAMGAASRSIPACPLMHGTGMWIGAMIPHSLGGCVVLFDNSHFDPVALWQLAEDEKVTDITIVGDVFAKPMLAALDDAKTSGHASDLSSLQMMGSSGVMWSTEVKRGLLDHLPHMAIVDSMGSTEGSMGTSITTVENIDIDQTAKFEMNPTTKVLTEEGKPVAPGSGEMGLICNGGMVPLGYYKDEAKSAATFRTFDGVRYSIPGDFATVEADGSITLLGRGSACINSGGEKIFPEEVEEALKTHESVYDCLVVGLPDDRFGQKVTAVLSISEGARFDEAELNDHVRSKLAAYKAPRAIVLVDEVPRAANGKAGYKAAREIALERLQIPA, encoded by the coding sequence ATGACCTGGCAGATGGCTGATATCTGGGAAAATATTGCTGAAGCAATTCCCGACAAGCCCGCAATCGTCGATGGCGAAAAACGCTATAGCTGGTCCGAATATGAAAATCGGGCTGCCCGGGTCGCGCAGGTGCTCACCGACCATGGCCTCGAACCCGGTGCAAAACTCTCAATCTATTCCTATAATTCGGCCGAATATATGGAAAGCCAGTTCGGCGCTTTCAAAGCGCGCATCTGTCCGGTCAACGTCAACTATCGCTATCTCGAAGCGGAACTGACTCATGTCATCAACAATAGCGACAGCGAGGCCCTGGTCTTCCAGGCGCAATTTGCTCCGCGGGTCGCCGCCATCCGCGATCAGCTGGAACGGGTCAAACTCTTCCTCGAAATCGACGACGGATCGGGAGAACATCTCGAAGGCGCTGTGTCCTATGAGGAGGCATTGCAAAGCACGGAACCGATGCCGGTGATCGAAAGATCGGATGATGATCTTTACATGCTCTATACCGGCGGCACCACCGGCATGCCGAAGGGCGTGATGTATGACCACAAGACTTTCGCCAGCGCGCTTCTTGCCAAGGGGTTCGAAATGCGGATGCTGGAGCCGCCGACAGATTCGTCAAGCTTCGGACCGCTGGTGCAGCAGCTGCACGCTATGGGCGCAGCGTCGCGCTCCATTCCCGCATGCCCGCTGATGCATGGCACTGGCATGTGGATCGGAGCGATGATTCCACACAGCCTGGGTGGCTGCGTGGTGCTGTTCGATAACAGTCATTTTGATCCGGTTGCCCTCTGGCAGCTCGCCGAGGATGAGAAAGTCACCGATATAACCATCGTCGGCGATGTCTTTGCCAAGCCGATGCTCGCTGCGCTGGACGATGCCAAGACGTCGGGACATGCCTCTGATTTATCATCGCTTCAGATGATGGGCAGTTCCGGAGTGATGTGGTCGACCGAAGTCAAGCGCGGCCTTTTGGACCATTTGCCGCATATGGCGATTGTCGACAGCATGGGTTCGACCGAGGGCAGTATGGGAACCTCGATCACGACGGTGGAAAATATCGATATTGACCAGACCGCCAAATTCGAAATGAACCCAACAACCAAGGTGCTGACCGAAGAGGGCAAGCCGGTAGCACCCGGCTCCGGTGAGATGGGCCTGATCTGTAATGGCGGGATGGTGCCGCTGGGCTATTACAAGGATGAAGCGAAAAGCGCGGCGACCTTCAGGACGTTTGACGGCGTTCGCTATTCCATCCCCGGTGACTTCGCGACGGTCGAGGCAGATGGATCGATCACCCTCCTCGGTCGGGGCTCGGCCTGCATCAATAGTGGCGGCGAGAAAATCTTCCCCGAGGAAGTGGAAGAAGCACTGAAGACGCATGAGTCGGTCTACGACTGTCTGGTCGTTGGCCTGCCCGACGACCGATTTGGCCAGAAAGTTACCGCAGTGCTTTCCATATCGGAGGGCGCCCGGTTTGATGAAGCCGAGTTGAATGATCATGTCCGATCGAAACTGGCCGCCTATAAGGCGCCCCGCGCCATTGTCCTTGTCGACGAGGTCCCTCGCGCTGCCAATGGCAAAGCGGGCTATAAGGCGGCCCGGGAGATAGCGCTGGAACGGCTGCAGATACCGGCCTAG
- a CDS encoding acyl-CoA carboxylase subunit beta, producing the protein MPQFKSKIVTGSDSFAQNRKDMLALIDQLRSLENRAIAASEKRRPTFEARGQLTPHERLKRLLDPGMPWLQLYNMANYMLEDSNPDTSIPGGSVILGIGFVKGVRCMIWVDDSGIRAGAATAGGWDASKGAQKIAQDLKLPFIHLVESAGANLMEYTVELWAHGGMLFRNLAWLSAAGIPTMVVLHGPSTAGGAYMPGMSDYVIGIRDNGMAALGGAALVHAATGEVADDRELGGTEMHASTTGSVEYLADDDAHGIAIARETIGRLDWNKNTAPIRRNDYEEPIYDIEEIAGVVPIDYTTPYDVREVAARIVDGSDFEEFKPRYGPGTVCMQASIMGHAVGLIGNNGPFDPEAAAKATHFFQLCDQSQLPIIFLNNTTGYIVGTESEHKGMIKLGSKMIQAVSNVRVPKLSLYIGASFGAGNYGMSGTAFEPDFLFSWPNAKTGVMAGASAANTMSHVARVQAKRKGVEPDEEAIAKQEQRIKDIFEAQESAFFTSGRVLDNGVIDPRDTRKVLGFALETIFEAQNRTLHPNAFGVARI; encoded by the coding sequence ATCAGCTCCGCAGCCTAGAAAACCGTGCCATTGCGGCATCGGAAAAGCGGCGGCCCACGTTTGAAGCGCGCGGTCAGTTAACCCCGCATGAGCGGCTGAAACGCCTGCTTGATCCTGGCATGCCGTGGCTGCAACTGTACAATATGGCCAATTATATGCTCGAGGACAGTAACCCTGACACGAGCATTCCCGGCGGTAGTGTTATTTTGGGCATCGGTTTCGTCAAAGGTGTACGCTGCATGATCTGGGTCGATGACAGCGGCATCCGGGCGGGCGCGGCGACAGCAGGCGGCTGGGACGCCAGCAAGGGCGCCCAGAAAATCGCGCAGGACCTCAAATTGCCATTCATTCACTTGGTCGAAAGCGCTGGCGCGAACCTGATGGAATATACGGTCGAGCTCTGGGCCCATGGCGGGATGTTGTTTCGCAATCTCGCCTGGTTGAGCGCGGCGGGCATTCCGACCATGGTCGTGCTCCACGGCCCCTCCACTGCAGGCGGCGCCTATATGCCGGGCATGTCGGACTATGTCATCGGGATACGCGACAATGGCATGGCAGCACTAGGCGGCGCGGCGCTTGTCCATGCAGCAACCGGAGAGGTTGCCGATGACCGCGAACTCGGCGGCACCGAAATGCATGCCTCGACAACCGGAAGCGTCGAATATCTCGCCGATGACGACGCCCATGGTATCGCCATTGCGCGCGAGACCATTGGACGTCTGGACTGGAACAAGAATACCGCTCCCATTCGCCGCAACGACTATGAAGAACCAATCTATGATATCGAGGAAATCGCGGGAGTCGTACCGATCGACTATACCACGCCTTATGATGTCCGCGAAGTCGCGGCGCGGATTGTTGATGGTTCCGATTTCGAGGAATTCAAGCCACGCTATGGTCCGGGCACCGTCTGCATGCAGGCGAGCATCATGGGCCATGCTGTCGGGCTGATCGGCAACAACGGCCCGTTTGATCCCGAAGCGGCGGCCAAGGCGACCCATTTCTTCCAGCTGTGCGACCAGTCGCAATTGCCGATCATATTCCTGAACAATACCACCGGCTATATTGTCGGTACCGAGTCCGAGCATAAGGGCATGATCAAGCTGGGCAGCAAGATGATCCAGGCCGTTTCGAACGTCCGGGTGCCGAAACTCTCGCTCTATATCGGCGCCAGCTTTGGCGCCGGCAATTACGGGATGAGCGGCACCGCGTTCGAACCCGATTTCCTGTTCAGCTGGCCGAATGCAAAAACCGGCGTGATGGCGGGCGCATCCGCAGCCAATACGATGAGCCATGTCGCCCGGGTGCAGGCAAAACGCAAGGGCGTGGAGCCCGACGAAGAGGCGATTGCCAAGCAGGAACAGCGGATCAAGGATATTTTCGAAGCGCAGGAGAGCGCTTTCTTCACCTCCGGCCGCGTGCTCGACAATGGCGTGATTGATCCGCGCGACACCCGGAAGGTTCTGGGTTTTGCGCTGGAAACAATCTTCGAGGCACAGAACCGGACGCTTCATCCCAATGCCTTCGGGGTGGCGCGGATATGA
- a CDS encoding NAD(P)H-dependent flavin oxidoreductase has translation MNNKICDLLGIEFPLVAFSHCRDVVAAVSRAGGMGVFGGVNCSPEMLEEELSWIDAHVDGKPYGLDIIVPNKVEGKGEQLDPEAVLASIPEEMKQFTNNIMQRHGVDPERSAEDIEAVRREQVAFTDNLRGGTAAAILEVAFRHPIKLIANALGIPPQVMLAMGQKHGVPVAALVGTRDHAMSQVAAGVDIIIAVGGEAGGHTGDISTMVLIPEVCNALAQIGDDTPVLAAGGIATGAQMAAAMAMGASGVWCGSVWLTTVEAETNPVVKEKMLAATSRDTVRARSRTGKPSRQLRSPWTDAWESVDAPSPLPMPLQSLVAEPPLRVIDKLSQGDNQGAKDLATYWVGQGVGLMNEQMTAGQVVQGFKEDFITAYERLATNLND, from the coding sequence ATGAACAATAAAATCTGCGACCTGCTCGGAATCGAATTTCCACTCGTCGCCTTCTCCCATTGCCGCGATGTTGTCGCTGCCGTTTCCAGAGCCGGCGGCATGGGTGTGTTCGGCGGGGTCAATTGCTCGCCGGAAATGCTCGAAGAGGAGCTCAGCTGGATCGACGCCCATGTCGACGGCAAGCCGTACGGCCTGGATATCATCGTCCCGAACAAGGTCGAGGGGAAGGGCGAACAGCTGGATCCCGAAGCCGTGCTGGCCTCTATTCCGGAAGAAATGAAGCAATTTACCAACAACATAATGCAGCGTCATGGCGTCGATCCAGAGCGTAGCGCGGAGGACATCGAGGCGGTCCGCCGCGAACAGGTCGCCTTTACCGATAATTTGCGCGGCGGCACGGCAGCGGCAATATTGGAAGTCGCTTTTCGCCATCCGATCAAGCTGATTGCCAATGCCCTCGGTATCCCGCCACAAGTGATGCTGGCCATGGGCCAGAAGCACGGGGTTCCGGTTGCGGCTCTGGTCGGAACGCGAGATCATGCGATGAGTCAGGTCGCCGCCGGTGTCGACATCATCATTGCCGTTGGCGGTGAAGCGGGTGGCCATACCGGCGATATATCCACGATGGTACTGATCCCCGAAGTCTGCAACGCGCTGGCCCAGATTGGCGATGATACGCCGGTGCTCGCCGCAGGCGGCATCGCCACCGGTGCCCAGATGGCAGCAGCCATGGCCATGGGCGCAAGCGGCGTCTGGTGCGGTTCGGTCTGGCTGACCACGGTCGAAGCGGAAACCAATCCGGTGGTGAAGGAAAAAATGCTGGCCGCGACATCACGCGATACGGTGCGCGCACGGTCGCGCACCGGCAAGCCATCGCGGCAATTGCGCTCGCCCTGGACCGATGCATGGGAATCCGTCGACGCGCCATCACCGCTTCCGATGCCCTTGCAGTCGCTGGTCGCCGAACCGCCGCTGCGGGTCATCGACAAGCTCAGCCAGGGTGACAATCAGGGGGCCAAGGATCTCGCCACCTATTGGGTCGGACAGGGCGTTGGCCTGATGAACGAACAGATGACCGCGGGCCAGGTGGTGCAGGGCTTCAAGGAAGATTTCATCACCGCCTATGAAAGACTCGCGACCAACCTGAACGATTGA
- a CDS encoding enoyl-CoA hydratase/isomerase family protein produces MTDLPATETLELELQQGWLTIWFNQPDNRNALSDALVAELAAVLKSVRDDRTVRGITLRGRGGVFCAGADLKNFKENFQKSGDRTAIISMSSGAAEIFDLVNTAPQVVIVLIEGAAMAGGFGLSCCADVVICESGARFAMTETAIGVTPAQISPFVIQKLGYATGRRLMLTAARFDGIQARELGFADFIADDVAGLEAIEMQLRKQVLGTAPGAVAATKELLGQIAGKPRDEVIRLAAENFTDRMVSDEAKEGVASFFEKRKPSWVVKPE; encoded by the coding sequence GTGACTGATCTACCCGCAACAGAAACCCTGGAGCTCGAACTCCAACAGGGCTGGCTCACCATCTGGTTCAACCAGCCGGACAATCGCAATGCCCTGAGCGACGCGCTGGTCGCCGAACTCGCTGCCGTATTGAAAAGCGTGCGCGATGATCGCACTGTGCGCGGCATCACCCTGCGCGGGCGCGGCGGCGTATTCTGTGCCGGGGCGGATCTCAAGAATTTCAAAGAAAATTTTCAAAAGAGCGGCGACCGCACGGCAATCATCAGCATGTCGAGCGGTGCGGCAGAAATTTTCGACCTGGTGAACACCGCACCGCAGGTTGTAATCGTGCTCATCGAAGGCGCTGCAATGGCGGGCGGATTTGGGCTGAGCTGTTGCGCCGACGTTGTGATTTGCGAAAGCGGCGCCCGCTTCGCGATGACCGAGACCGCCATTGGCGTGACCCCGGCGCAGATATCTCCCTTTGTGATTCAGAAACTCGGCTATGCCACTGGCCGCCGGTTGATGCTGACTGCGGCGCGGTTCGATGGCATCCAAGCGCGTGAACTGGGCTTTGCCGATTTCATCGCCGATGATGTGGCAGGCCTCGAAGCCATTGAAATGCAACTGCGCAAACAGGTGCTGGGTACCGCGCCGGGTGCCGTAGCCGCAACCAAAGAACTGCTCGGACAAATTGCAGGAAAGCCGCGGGACGAAGTGATCCGACTGGCCGCTGAAAATTTTACCGATCGCATGGTCAGTGACGAAGCGAAGGAAGGCGTCGCCAGCTTTTTTGAAAAGCGCAAGCCTAGCTGGGTAGTAAAACCGGAATGA
- a CDS encoding diacylglycerol/lipid kinase family protein → MIVELIHNPASGTFDELRLDVLSQAFQACGAQVRLGRTEKNGRFEIFPECDLVCVSGGDGALRLVVASMIRAGLSKPLCIFPAGTVNLVARELGYSDNPEIFAREIMAGFLARDEARLEAPLVTGDDQPFVACISAGPDGQAVARHSPVLKQRIGGAAYAWSLIKLLGDWPELRFSLMAKTPDGTKIRLTSAAFYVIKAHHYAGNWTLAPAAEIGSDIFHVISLSRARPLDFLRFLAVTALGRDPARLDFVQSVPACRLTIAAEDDQSRLASFQVDGDILPAQPHEIRVTSRTVTYCLPIPD, encoded by the coding sequence ATGATCGTCGAACTCATCCACAACCCGGCCTCCGGCACATTTGACGAATTGCGGCTGGATGTACTCTCCCAGGCGTTTCAGGCATGCGGCGCGCAGGTACGGCTGGGCCGAACCGAGAAAAATGGGCGATTCGAGATTTTCCCCGAATGCGACCTTGTCTGTGTGTCTGGCGGTGACGGGGCTTTGCGGCTGGTCGTCGCATCGATGATCAGGGCCGGACTGTCAAAACCGCTGTGCATATTTCCCGCCGGTACTGTCAATCTGGTAGCCAGGGAACTGGGTTATTCCGACAATCCGGAAATATTTGCCCGCGAGATCATGGCGGGATTTCTCGCCAGGGATGAGGCGCGGCTGGAAGCGCCGCTGGTTACTGGCGACGATCAACCCTTTGTTGCCTGTATCAGTGCCGGGCCGGACGGGCAGGCAGTCGCCCGGCACAGCCCGGTGCTGAAACAACGTATTGGCGGCGCGGCCTATGCCTGGTCGCTGATCAAGCTGCTCGGTGACTGGCCGGAACTGCGCTTCTCGCTCATGGCGAAAACCCCTGACGGAACGAAAATACGACTGACCAGCGCCGCCTTTTACGTGATCAAGGCCCATCATTATGCCGGCAACTGGACGCTGGCACCAGCGGCCGAAATAGGTTCGGACATTTTCCACGTCATCTCGCTGTCCCGGGCGCGCCCTCTGGATTTTTTGCGGTTTCTGGCAGTGACAGCTCTTGGCCGAGACCCTGCCCGGCTTGATTTTGTTCAGTCGGTGCCTGCTTGCCGTCTGACGATAGCAGCGGAAGACGATCAATCCCGGCTGGCCTCTTTTCAGGTCGATGGGGACATTCTCCCGGCGCAGCCGCACGAGATCAGAGTGACCAGCCGCACGGTCACCTATTGCCTGCCGATCCCGGATTGA
- a CDS encoding alpha/beta fold hydrolase: protein MQVIANGINIEAEDHGNPEDPAILLVMGYTAQLIYWPMDFVNGLVAKGFRVVTFDNRDVGLSYKFDGVRAPHPIRQMIAKRFFPKRQMAPYNLSDMARDAVGVLDALKIDKAHIVGASMGGMIGQLIAADHADRVLSFTPIMSSTNGPGLPGANIEVRKVLMQTARAKARTPDEALELGLAFSSLIASEEGRSRPEERREMMRLAQERAFYPPGPKRQMAAIIDTGNLRPVANRIDVSTMVIHGADDPLIPSVCGQDIAANVKAARFELVQGMGHDLPPSKLPEMVDLIADHCRAA from the coding sequence ATGCAAGTCATCGCCAATGGTATCAATATTGAAGCCGAAGATCACGGCAATCCCGAGGATCCCGCCATATTGCTGGTGATGGGCTATACCGCCCAGCTGATTTACTGGCCGATGGATTTCGTCAACGGACTGGTGGCAAAAGGCTTTCGGGTTGTCACTTTCGACAATCGCGATGTCGGATTGTCCTATAAATTTGATGGCGTTCGGGCGCCGCATCCGATCCGGCAGATGATTGCCAAGCGCTTTTTCCCCAAACGGCAAATGGCACCCTATAATTTGAGCGATATGGCGAGAGATGCCGTCGGCGTTCTCGACGCTCTCAAGATTGACAAAGCGCATATTGTCGGCGCGTCGATGGGCGGCATGATCGGTCAGCTGATCGCGGCGGACCATGCCGACCGGGTGCTTTCTTTCACGCCGATCATGTCTTCGACCAATGGTCCGGGTTTGCCCGGTGCCAATATCGAAGTGCGCAAGGTGCTGATGCAGACGGCGCGGGCGAAGGCCCGGACTCCGGATGAGGCTCTGGAGCTGGGACTGGCTTTCTCATCGCTCATCGCTTCCGAGGAAGGTCGCAGTCGCCCGGAAGAACGGCGGGAAATGATGAGGCTGGCGCAGGAACGCGCTTTCTATCCGCCCGGACCGAAACGCCAGATGGCGGCGATCATCGACACCGGGAATTTACGGCCGGTAGCCAACCGGATCGACGTGTCGACCATGGTCATTCATGGCGCTGACGATCCGCTGATCCCTTCGGTTTGCGGGCAGGATATCGCGGCCAATGTCAAAGCCGCCCGTTTCGAGTTGGTTCAGGGCATGGGGCATGATCTGCCACCCAGCAAATTGCCGGAGATGGTGGACCTGATCGCGGATCATTGCCGGGCAGCCTAG
- a CDS encoding acetyl-CoA carboxylase biotin carboxylase subunit translates to MTKINTLLVANRGEIACRVMRTAKEQGIRTVAVYSDADANAPHVKMADDAVHIGPAPVNESYLLIDKIIQAAKDTGADAIHPGYGFLSENAAFSKACADADIIFVGPPEKAIDVMGDKARSKRAMIIAGVPCVPGYQDDDQADDVLVAEAGKIGVPLMVKAAAGGGGRGMRLVHDLEDVPNAIKLARSEAENAFGNGELILEKAIIKPRHVEIQVFADSHGNTIHLGERDCSVQRRHQKVIEEAPCPVMTPALREQMGAAAVEAAKAVDYVGAGTVEFLLDQSGSFYFLEMNTRLQVEHPVTEEVTGIDLVALQLKVASGDLLGLEQQDIALNGHAMEVRLYAEDPADDFLPSTGPVHLWKPSGLSRVDSGIETGGEVSPFYDSMVAKIITHGATRDEARRRMIKALSETALFGPKTNRDFLIDALDRPDFVQGEATTAFIAENYGEGGVDLGAHDFASYAIAAVIHHKLRQQAAHRLALNVNREMLDWSNTGSLETVAQYAEGEDAQTIHVHVDKPGHYRVNSGEEGVEVNLISLTADRAKLRVDGRTIEATYYDDHRTLYHALPKRSLTVTDLTGLSAMEDAGGGGTVVAPMHGLLLEILVEAGARVAKGDKLAVLEAMKMQHEILAEIDGTVETIAATAGKQIAADDLILEIVADEESEEA, encoded by the coding sequence ATGACAAAAATCAACACATTGCTTGTTGCCAACCGCGGTGAAATTGCCTGCCGGGTGATGCGTACAGCCAAGGAACAAGGCATCCGCACGGTTGCCGTCTATTCCGATGCGGATGCCAATGCGCCCCATGTCAAAATGGCCGATGATGCGGTGCATATCGGTCCGGCACCGGTGAATGAATCCTATCTGCTGATCGACAAGATCATCCAGGCAGCAAAAGACACCGGCGCCGATGCGATTCACCCCGGCTATGGCTTTCTCTCGGAGAACGCAGCCTTTTCGAAGGCCTGTGCGGATGCTGACATCATCTTTGTCGGTCCGCCGGAAAAAGCGATCGACGTGATGGGCGACAAGGCGCGGTCGAAGCGCGCGATGATTATCGCCGGCGTTCCCTGCGTACCCGGTTATCAGGACGATGATCAGGCGGACGATGTGCTGGTAGCCGAAGCGGGCAAGATCGGTGTACCATTGATGGTCAAGGCAGCCGCTGGCGGCGGGGGTCGCGGGATGCGACTGGTCCATGATCTGGAAGACGTACCCAATGCAATCAAGCTGGCTCGGTCCGAAGCGGAAAATGCCTTCGGCAATGGCGAGCTGATCCTCGAAAAGGCAATCATCAAGCCGCGCCATGTCGAGATCCAGGTCTTTGCCGACAGCCACGGCAACACCATCCATCTCGGCGAGCGCGACTGTTCGGTACAGCGCCGGCACCAGAAGGTGATCGAGGAAGCGCCCTGTCCTGTCATGACTCCGGCACTGCGCGAACAAATGGGCGCCGCTGCCGTGGAAGCAGCGAAAGCGGTCGATTATGTCGGCGCAGGCACAGTGGAATTTCTGCTCGACCAGTCGGGCAGCTTCTATTTTCTCGAGATGAACACAAGGCTGCAGGTCGAGCATCCGGTGACCGAGGAAGTCACCGGTATTGATCTGGTAGCGCTCCAGCTGAAAGTTGCGTCAGGCGACTTGCTGGGTCTCGAACAACAGGACATCGCGCTGAACGGCCATGCGATGGAAGTCCGGCTCTATGCCGAGGATCCGGCGGATGATTTCCTGCCCAGCACCGGGCCGGTCCATTTGTGGAAACCGTCCGGCCTGTCGCGGGTCGACAGCGGAATCGAAACGGGCGGCGAAGTGTCTCCCTTTTACGACTCGATGGTCGCCAAGATCATAACCCACGGCGCCACCCGCGATGAAGCCCGGCGGCGGATGATCAAGGCGTTGTCGGAAACGGCCCTCTTCGGCCCCAAGACCAACCGCGACTTCCTGATCGATGCGCTCGACCGCCCTGATTTTGTGCAAGGCGAAGCGACCACGGCCTTCATTGCGGAGAATTACGGTGAAGGCGGAGTCGATCTGGGAGCGCATGATTTCGCTTCCTATGCGATCGCGGCCGTCATCCATCACAAGCTGCGCCAACAGGCGGCGCATCGTCTGGCGCTCAACGTCAATCGGGAAATGCTCGACTGGTCGAACACCGGCTCGCTGGAAACCGTGGCGCAATATGCCGAAGGCGAGGACGCCCAAACCATCCACGTCCACGTTGACAAGCCGGGTCACTATCGCGTCAACTCCGGCGAAGAGGGAGTCGAGGTGAACTTGATCAGCCTGACCGCCGACCGTGCAAAATTGCGCGTCGACGGACGCACGATCGAAGCGACATATTATGACGATCATCGCACTTTATATCACGCGCTGCCCAAAAGATCGCTGACCGTCACCGATCTGACCGGACTGAGCGCCATGGAAGACGCTGGCGGCGGCGGCACCGTGGTCGCACCGATGCACGGGCTTTTGCTCGAGATATTGGTCGAAGCCGGCGCGCGCGTCGCCAAGGGCGACAAGCTGGCCGTGCTTGAGGCAATGAAGATGCAGCATGAGATACTCGCGGAAATTGATGGGACGGTAGAAACCATAGCCGCCACGGCAGGCAAACAGATTGCGGCCGATGATCTGATTCTCGAAATTGTCGCGGATGAGGAAAGCGAAGAAGCATGA